From a single Papaver somniferum cultivar HN1 unplaced genomic scaffold, ASM357369v1 unplaced-scaffold_19, whole genome shotgun sequence genomic region:
- the LOC113338774 gene encoding ethylene-insensitive protein 2-like has translation MEAKNRRTENLMGTRLFQAVGPVLLISTGYIDPGKWAAVIEGGASFGFDLVLLLLVINCAAILCHYLAAHIGVVTGKNLAQIYNQEYDKSICLFFGVQAEISIVISDLTMVLGIAHGLNLLLGVDFRTSILLTAFDFVLFPVFTSLLARCKAETYFVGTAGFVLLFYVFGVLMSQSEVPIVMNGMLTRFSGESAFVLMSLLGANVMPHNFYLYSSLVQKWQGPPNMSKSALCHDHFVSILCIFSGIYLVNYVLMSSAASFFNSADLVVLTFHDALLLMDQVLKSPAAHIAFFLLLFISSVLTGLTWSLGGQVVLLEFFRLDTPLWLHRTTIRLLSLVSALYCAGNSGAEGIYELLIFSQVVLAMLLPSSVIPLFRVASSSSIMGSLKISSFLEFLTLSTFMEMLGLKLILVVEILFGSSDWVGTFRWNAGSSMTLPFVILLFTASVSLAFLVGLAITPLKSEGAKLEDEQIGSWEPSAKGKGNATFGVKFTQEEPDTEDFVIDKAIGSQSDDSTFDFNSSDTLVNSSDLEPQPVASEGICATNQTFPTCDLENLQPAMKLTGVEIVDKDFLDAGYLEEATSEMNELLDPVPTTEDATSKMNEPLHLVQTTQTSEGCLQVEEGCLLVEKDGDEQNNLEGPGYISGVSEKCEESIVAGSLSRLSGLGRGARRQLASILDDFWEQLFDLHGQASQKAKAKKLDILFRQNPNPAASMNVGSTGLGASMFVPSVAERESEFLANPNSYDLPSQHRTLGSLTSPNGIQSRSPLLYTKMQLADAFPQSASLNVIDYGEKCYSSLHVPPSSAGLGKLSYQQSTEDDYRVASCYARIHAEMESPNSLNGHLDSPTSHSSSLGPPNYMDQLNHALSQKPLNRFTSVHATSMQNPAAPQNNGLNAEQSYYDGPYSSGFVQDVGSLAFTKKYHSLPRNSGLAFPRQGAYGIEKSLCGLYLDPGFSFSRAIIKGSLVVKSEATSPWSPHPFEQAFGGITGIPQKVGKSNSVPQKINSHSELEALLLQLFRSSMTRLLKLEGSEWLFSLNGGVDEDLIDLVAARERFHSEAEAGEVTHRKETSESPRQYLSSDRKFGSGLKNDEMSFIEDLLSTVPNCGEGCIWKKDLIVSFGVWCIRRILELALVESRPELWGKYTYVLNRLQGILELAFSKPRNLMSPCSCLQISVTQAKRISSPVEGGEVLTPAAKSGTAKCTTATAVLDIIKDVEIAVSSRKGRSGTGAGDVAFPIGKENLTSVLKRYKRRLSNKMFRTHEGGGRSRVW, from the exons ATGGAAGCTAAGAATAGGAGGACTGAGAATTTAATGGGTACTCGGCTGTTCCAAGCTGTTGGACCTGTACTCTTGATTTCAACGGGATACATTGACCCTGGGAAGTGGGCTGCAGTTATTGAGGGAGGTGCAAGTTTTGGGTTTGACCTCGTGTTGCTATTACTTGTCATCAATTGTGCTGCTATCTTGTGTCATTACTTGGCTGCTCATATTGGTGTGGTCACCGGAAAGAATCTTGCGCAG ATTTACAATCAGGAATACGACAAGTCAATATGCTTATTCTTTGGAGTTCAAGCAGAGATTTCAATAGTTATTTCAGACCTGACTATG GTTCTGGGCATTGCTCACGGATTAAATCTTCTTCTTGGGGTGGATTTCCGTACTTCTATACTTCTTACTGCATTCGATTTTGTCTTATTCCCAGTTTTTACCAGCCTGTTG GCAAGATGCAAGGCAGAAACTTATTTCGTCGGTACAGCAGGCTTTGTActgcttttttatgtttttggagtTCTTATGAGCCAATCTGAAGTCCCGATTGTCATGAATGGAATGCTTACAAGGTTCAGTGGGGAGAGTGCTTTCGTGCTTATGAGTCTTCTTGGAGCTAATGTTATGCCTCACAACTTTTACCTCTACTCTTCTCTTGTACAG AAATGGCAGGGACCACCAAATATGTCCAAGAGTGCCTTATGTCATGACCATTTTGTTTCAATCTTATGTATTTTTAGTGGAATTTATCTGGTGAATTATGTTTTGATGAGCTCAGCAGCGTCTTTTTTCAACAGCGCCGATCTGGTTGTGCTAACTTTTCATGACGCACTTCTGCTAATGGACCAG GTATTGAAGAGTCCCGCAGCACATATTGCGTTTTTTCTACTCTTGTTCATCTCAAGCGTGCTAACAGGATTAACTTGGAGTCTTGGTGGCCAAGTAGTCTTGCTTGAATTCTTTAGGTTGGATACACCTCTTTGGCTTCACCGCACAACAATCAGACTTCTTTCTCTTGTTTCGGCTCTTTATTGTGCTGGGAATTCAGGGGCTGAAGGGATATACGAACTTCTTATTTTCAGTCAAGTTGTTCTTGCTATGCTGCTTCCATCCTCTGTAATCCCCCTTTTTCGAGTGGCCTCATCGAGTTCGATAATGGGTTCCCTAAAGATTTCCTCATTTCTGGAGTTCTTGACTTTGAGTACTTTCATGGAAATGCTTGGGTTAAAACTTATTCTTGTTGTGGAGATTTTATTCGGAAGTAGTGACTGGGTGGGTACCTTTAGGTGGAATGCTGGAAGTAGTATGACACTTCCATTTGTTATTCTTCTATTCACTGCTTCTGTCTCACTGGcttttttggtcggtttagcgatCACACCTCTGAAGTCTGAAGGTGCTAAGCTAGAGGATGAGCAGATAGGGAGTTGGGAGCCATCTGCAAAAGGGAAAGGAAATGCCACATTTGGGGTTAAATTTACTCAAGAGGAACCTGATACTGAAGATTTTGTTATTGATAAAGCTATCGGGAGTCAATCTGACGATTCAACTTTTGACTTCAATTCTTCTGATACACTTGTGAATTCTTCTGATCTGGAACCTCAGCCCGTTGCTTCCGAGGGGATATGTGCTACAAACCAGACTTTCCCGACATGTGATCTAGAAAATTTGCAACCTGCTATGAAGCTCACTGGGGTGGAAATAGTGGATAAGGATTTTCTTGATGCTGGATATTTGGAAGAGGCTACTTCAGAAATGAACGAACTTCTCGACCCTGTTCCAACTACGGAAGATGCTACTTCTAAGATGAACGAACCCCTTCACCTAGTTCAAACGACCCAAACTAGTGAGGGATGTTTGCAAGTTGAGGAGGGATGTTTGCTAGTTGAGAAGGATGGTGATGAGCAGAATAATTTGGAGGGTCCAGGATATATTAGTGGTGTTAGTGAGAAATGTGAAGAAAGTATTGTTGCTGGAAGCCTTTCAAGATTGAGTGGATTGGGCCGTGGTGCTAGGCGTCAATTAGCATCTATTCTTGACGATTTTTGGGAGCAGTTGTTTGACCTTCATGGGCAGGCAAGTCAAAAGGCAAAGGCCAAGAAATTAGATATCTTATTTAGACAGAATCCAAATCCCGCTGCTTCTATGAATGTGGGTTCTACAGGATTGGGAGCATCGATGTTTGTACCTTCAGTAGCTGAAAGAGAATCTGAATTCCTGGCCAACCCTAATTCTTATGACCTGCCCAGCCAACACAGGACGTTGGGCAGTTTAACGTCACCTAATGGTATTCAATCAAGATCTCCCTTGCTGTATACAAAAATGCAATTGGCAGATGCATTTCCGCAAAGTGCGTCTCTAAATGTAATTGATTATGGTGAAAAGTGTTATTCTAGTTTGCATGTGCCACCATCTTCAGCAGGCTTGGGTAAGTTGAGCTATCAGCAGTCAACTGAAGATGATTACCGAGTCGCATCTTGTTATGCTCGAATTCATGCAGAGATGGAATCCCCTAATTCCTTGAATGGTCATCTGGATTCACCAACCTCTCATTCCTCATCTCTTGGCCCGCCAAACTATATGGATCAGCTTAATCATGCTCTGTCCCAGAAACCACTAAACAGGTTCACCTCTGTACACGCAACTAGTATGCAGAATCCAGCAGCTCCCCAGAATAACGGGCTAAATGCAGAGCAATCTTATTATGATGGTCCTTATTCGTCCGGATTTGTTCAAGATGTTGGTTCTCTGGCCTTCACGAAGAAGTACCACAGCTTGCCCCGCAATTCAGGGCTTGCATTTCCTCGACAAGGTGCATATGGTATTGAAAAGAGTTTGTGTGGACTTTATTTAGATCCTGGATTCTCCTTCTCTAGAGCTATTATAAAGGGTTCTCTCGTGGTCAAGTCAGAAGCCACGTCTCCGTGGTCTCCACATCCTTTTGAGCAGGCATTTGGTGGTATTACAGGTATACCCCAGAAAGTGGGAAAGTCCAATTCAGTTCCACAGAAAATCAATTCTCATTCAGAATTAGAGGCTCTGTTGCTTCAGTTGTTCAGAAGTTCTATGACGAGGCTCCTGAAATTAGAGGGATCAGAATGGTTATTTAGTCTGAATGGTGGGGTTGATGAGGATCTGATCGATCTAGTGGCTGCGAGGGAGAGATTCCACAGTGAAGCTGAAGCTGGAGAAGTGACCCATAGAAAGGAAACCAGTGAGTCTCCTCGCCAATACCTTTCCTCTGACAGAAAATTTGGCTCAGGACTGAAGAATGATGAGATGAGTTTCATTGAAGATTTGCTTTCTACTGTTCCTAACTGCGGAGAGGGTTGCATTTGGAAAAAGGATCTGATAGTGAGCTTTGGGGTCTGGTGCATCCGACGCATATTAGAATTGGCTCTTGTGGAAAGCCGGCCCGAGCTATGGGGAAAGTATACATATGTTCTCAATCGCCTTCAG GGAATTCTTGAGCTGGCATTTTCAAAGCCCAGGAATCTTATGTCCCCCTGCTCATGTCTTCAAATCTCAGTGACACAAGCTAAGAGAATAAGCTCACCGGTAGAAGGCGGCGAGGTGTTAACACCGGCTGCAAAATCAGGCACAGCAAAATGCACAACTGCAACTGCAGTCCTTGACATAATCAAGGATGTCGAAATTGCGGTTTCTAGCCGCAAGGGTAGATCTGGTACTGGAGCAGGGGATGTTGCTTTTCCTATAGGTAAAGAGAACTTGACATCTGTTCTCAAACGTTACAAACGCCGTCTCTCTAACAAAATGTTTCGGACCCATGAAGGAGGAGGTCGTTCCAGGGTTTGGTAA